Proteins from a single region of Mailhella massiliensis:
- a CDS encoding LysR family transcriptional regulator — translation MELRVLRYFLAVAGEQNISRAAEFLHVTQPTLSRQIMDLEEELGKKLFLRGGRRMVLTEEGMFLRKRAQEIVALADRTVEEFRSADEEVSGDVYIGGGESRAMRIIAGAARRLSSSHPHISYHLFSGNAAEVTEKLDEGLVDFGVFVGPTDLARYEYVHLPVMDVWGVLMRRDHPLSEKRALRPEDVAELPLFCSRQALVVNEISGWLGESCDRLRVVGTYNLLYNASVMVEAGMGCALCLDGIVRCEEEGPLCFRPLEPRLEVGLAVAWKKYRGFSRAAEKFLDALLKESEAEGKA, via the coding sequence GTGGAACTTCGGGTACTGCGTTATTTTCTGGCTGTAGCCGGGGAACAGAACATATCAAGAGCGGCGGAATTTCTGCACGTCACACAGCCTACGCTTTCCCGCCAGATCATGGATCTGGAGGAGGAACTCGGCAAAAAACTGTTTCTGCGCGGAGGGCGGCGGATGGTGCTGACGGAAGAGGGCATGTTCCTGCGCAAGAGGGCGCAGGAAATCGTGGCCCTTGCCGACAGAACGGTGGAGGAGTTCCGTTCGGCGGATGAGGAGGTAAGCGGCGACGTATATATAGGCGGCGGGGAAAGCCGCGCCATGCGCATCATTGCGGGAGCGGCACGCCGCCTTTCTTCTTCGCATCCGCATATATCCTATCACCTTTTCAGCGGCAATGCGGCCGAGGTGACGGAAAAGCTGGACGAAGGGCTGGTGGATTTCGGCGTATTCGTGGGGCCGACCGATCTTGCCAGGTACGAGTATGTGCATCTGCCGGTGATGGACGTATGGGGGGTGCTCATGCGCCGTGATCATCCCCTTTCGGAGAAAAGGGCGCTGCGTCCCGAGGATGTGGCGGAACTTCCCCTGTTCTGTTCGCGGCAGGCGCTGGTGGTCAATGAAATTTCCGGCTGGCTGGGGGAAAGCTGCGATCGGCTTCGGGTGGTGGGGACCTATAATCTGCTGTACAACGCCTCGGTCATGGTGGAGGCGGGCATGGGCTGCGCCCTGTGCCTTGACGGCATTGTGCGCTGCGAGGAGGAAGGCCCCTTGTGCTTCCGCCCGCTGGAACCCAGGCTGGAAGTGGGGCTTGCCGTGGCATGGAAGAAGTACCGGGGCTTCTCCCGCGCGGCGGAAAAGTTTCTGGATGCGCTTTTGAAGGAGAGCGAGGCGGAGGGAAAAGCCTGA